In the Juglans microcarpa x Juglans regia isolate MS1-56 chromosome 6D, Jm3101_v1.0, whole genome shotgun sequence genome, one interval contains:
- the LOC121235507 gene encoding uncharacterized protein LOC121235507, with product MEEFRNALSLGGLSDLGWRGNKFTWSNGHADGSFVKERLDRAVANQVWRKTFNKVEVESVIAWCSNHLPILLSYSRESSINDRNKRLFRYEMCWDKERECSETVKEAWGRNEGERSRLSNVQRGLNLCRQALRRDVDDAVLEFLNGGNMVPDLNHTLIALIPKVKMPKEVMEYRPISLCNVLYKLISKVLTNRVKKYKKDDGIHWWKWSRLGQGKSYGGLGFRQLEDFNLAMLAKQGWRILKDPSSLVARIFKEKYFKDTSILEASLGKFPSFIWRSVWSTLGVIRRGMRWRVGNGESISIWGQKWLPKTMTGCVQTPVNGINADARVRVLINEVGVGWKLDLVSQVFDEEEADLILSLPISPMGAEDRLIWDLTKDGKYTVRSAYHVQQQERRQRVGETSEAGRGEVIWKYIWKLGVPGSVKHFLWKLANNILLTKQNLYQRKIVKNAIGRGWKKPEGQLLKVNFDAAIKESTKKLGLGVIIRDCRGEVYAAACLTREASYGIFRAECIAMWEAMVLCEELGLGEVIFEGDAKSVIDAVSSGEKDDSSYGHLVENLQQKLNFYSRWEVAFIHREGNEVAHQLAKLALYGDNDMYWVEECPEAITDQLSIDKMYTDFVTS from the exons ATGGAGGAGTTTAGAAATGCTCTATCCCTAGGAGGTTTGAGTGACCTTGGGTGGAGGGGTAATAAATTTACTTGGAGCAATGGTCATGCTGATGGTTCTTTTGTAAAAGAAAGGCTTGATCGTGCTGTTGCTAACCAAGTATGGAGAAAGACTTTTAATAAGGTTGAGGTGGAATCTGTAATAGCATGGTGTTCTAATCATCTACCAATTTTGTTGTCTTACTCTAGAGAAAGTTCTATTAATGATAGAAATAAAAGACTTTTTCGATATGAAATGTGCTGGGATAAGGAAAGAGAGTGCAGTGAAACTGTAAAGGAGGCTTGGGGAAGGAATGAGGGGGAGAGAAGCAGGCTATCAAATGTTCAAAGGGGCCTCAACTTGTGTAGGCAGGCTCTTAGAAG GGATGTTGATGATGCAGTGCTAGAGTTTCTTAATGGGGGAAATATGGTGCCAGACTTAAATCATACGCTTATTGCATTAATACCAAAGGTGAAGATGCCCAAAGAGGTGATGGAGTATAGACCAATCAGCTTATGCAACGTTTTGTATAAGCTGATTTCAAAGGTCCTTACAAATAGAGTTAAGAAG TACAAAAAAGATGATGGAATTCACTGGTGGAAATGGAGTAGGCTGGGGCAAGGAAAAAGTTATGGTGGATTGGGTTTTAGACAACTTGAAGACTTCAATTTGGCAATGCTAGCCAAGCAAGGATGGAGGATTCTAAAAGATCCTTCTTCTTTAGTGGCAAGGATCTTCAAAGAGAAATACTTCAAAGACACATCCATTCTTGAAGCCTCACTGGGTAAATTCCCCTCTTTCATTTGGAGGAGTGTGTGGTCTACCTTGGGGGTGATTAGGAGAGGAATGAGGTGGAGGGTTGGTAATGGTGAATCCATCAGTATATGGGGTCAAAAATGGTTGCCAAAGACTATGACTGGGTGTGTGCAAACTCCAGTGAATGGGATAAATGCTGATGCTCGTGTGAGGGTGTTGATAAATGAAGTTGGGGTTGGGTGGAAGTTGGATTTGGTGAGTCAGGTTTTTGATGAGGAGGAAGCTGATTTGATACTATCCTTGCCAATTAGTCCTATGGGTGCAGAAGATAGACTAATTTGGGACCTAACTAAGGATGGAAAATATACTGTTAGGAGTGCTTACCATGTACAGCAGCAAGAGAGGAGGCAAAGGGTTGGGGAGACCTCAGAGGCTGGTAGAGGCGAAGTCATATGGAAATATATTTGGAAGCTGGGAGTTCCAGGATCTGTAAAGCACTTCTTGTGGAAACTGGCAAACAATATTTTGCTTACAAAGCAAAACTTATACCAGAGAAAGATAGTGAAGAATGCAAT AGGCAGGGGATGGAAGAAACCAGAAGGCCAGCTGCTTAAAGTAAACTTTGATGCAGCAATAAAAGAGTCTACTAAAAAGTTGGGTCTTGGGGTGATTATTAGAGATTGCAGAGGGGAGGTTTATGCTGCAGCATGTCTTACAAGAGAGGCGAGCTATGGGATCTTTAGGGCTGAATGTATTGCTATGTGGGAAGCTATGGTTCTTTGTGAAGAACTGGGTTTAGGTGAGGTCATCTTTGAAGGTGATGCAAAGAGTGTCATTGATGCAGTGAGCAGTGGTGAGAAGGATGACTCTAGCTACGGTCACTTGGTTGAGAATTTGCAGCAGAAACTGAACTTCTATTCAAGGTGGGAGGTTGCTTTTATccatagggaaggaaatgaggTTGCCCATCAATTAGCTAAACTGGCTTTATATGGGGATAATGATATGTACTGGGTAGAGGAGTGCCCTGAGGCCATTACAGATCAATTGAGTATAGACAAAATGTATACGGATTTTGTTACAAGTTGA